A window from Lachnoanaerobaculum umeaense encodes these proteins:
- a CDS encoding cell division protein FtsQ/DivIB, with product MKKLYVVFFSIAFIMVFIYSVRLTKINFGGNTRYSDEEMEKILFPNDFTKITLYNFIRSKLKKDYNIPFIQDIDIYVTGLNSADIIVYEKSIVGCVRYMSSYMYFDKDGIVVESSNKLLEGIPIIDGLDFGRIVLYEKLPISNENVFNEMLDITQVLVGYGITVDRITISSDNNITLYMDNIEVYLGDSSELNGKINELKDIWGKIKDLSGILYLDNYNPIRDDTTYTFRKR from the coding sequence ATGAAAAAGTTATATGTTGTTTTTTTCTCTATTGCTTTTATAATGGTATTTATATATTCTGTTAGATTGACAAAAATAAATTTTGGGGGTAATACCAGATACAGTGATGAAGAAATGGAAAAAATACTTTTTCCAAATGATTTTACGAAGATCACGCTTTATAATTTTATTAGAAGTAAATTAAAAAAAGACTATAACATACCATTTATTCAGGATATAGATATTTATGTTACAGGCTTGAACAGTGCAGATATTATAGTATATGAAAAAAGTATTGTGGGTTGCGTAAGATATATGAGCTCATATATGTACTTTGATAAAGACGGTATAGTTGTAGAAAGCTCAAACAAACTTTTAGAAGGTATTCCGATAATAGATGGTTTGGACTTTGGGAGAATAGTTCTTTATGAGAAATTGCCAATATCAAATGAGAATGTATTTAATGAGATGCTTGATATAACACAAGTTTTGGTAGGCTATGGAATAACTGTTGACAGAATTACAATTTCTTCAGATAATAATATTACATTATATATGGACAATATTGAAGTTTATCTGGGAGATTCAAGTGAATTAAATGGGAAAATAAATGAATTGAAAGATATATGGGGTAAAATAAAAGATCTATCTGGTATATTATATTTGGATAATTACAATCCTATAAGGGATGACACTACATATACTTTTAGAAAGCGATAA
- a CDS encoding FtsW/RodA/SpoVE family cell cycle protein codes for MSDDKKNKKSTNRELIKKVKKENIKVERPDKKNKYNKPNKENKQKKKVYHDYSLVFAIFFLIVFGLIMIYSASFHYADKTFKDAAYFVRKQFIYSMIGIVLMLIIAYIPKGYVYLIKLSYVIYGASVFFVGLVLVLGRVTKGSKRWLNFRGVNVQPSEFAKIAIIILFSYLIVKYKKDLYSNDKKVANFKLFILFLYAFFPTILVVIENLSTAIIIFMIAFCMSFLGTSMKKWHAIGVASMLGLMLFTKKFIKLIYGIGFRGYRFQRLLVWIEPEKYSRDGGYQVVQGFYSIGSGGLFGKGLGQGLQKFFLPESQNDMIFAIIVEELGLFGALILLSLFTFIIIRMMKIVSEVRSSEGRYLVIGVIIHISLQVIMNIAVVTGVLPNTGVSFPFISYGGSSIVALLIEMGIVLNVARTIKVD; via the coding sequence ATGTCTGATGATAAAAAAAACAAAAAATCTACAAATAGAGAGCTGATTAAAAAAGTAAAAAAGGAAAATATAAAAGTAGAAAGACCGGATAAAAAGAATAAATACAATAAGCCAAATAAGGAAAATAAACAGAAGAAAAAAGTATATCATGATTATAGCCTTGTATTTGCTATTTTCTTTTTGATTGTTTTTGGTCTGATAATGATATATTCTGCAAGTTTCCACTATGCAGATAAGACTTTTAAAGATGCCGCCTATTTTGTAAGAAAACAGTTTATATACTCTATGATTGGTATAGTTCTTATGTTGATAATAGCATATATACCAAAGGGATATGTATACCTCATAAAGCTTTCATATGTTATTTATGGAGCTTCTGTATTTTTTGTTGGATTGGTGCTGGTACTTGGAAGGGTTACAAAGGGCTCAAAAAGATGGCTTAATTTTCGCGGTGTAAATGTTCAGCCATCAGAATTTGCTAAAATAGCGATAATTATTTTATTCTCCTACCTGATAGTAAAGTATAAGAAAGATCTCTACTCAAATGATAAAAAGGTTGCAAACTTTAAATTGTTTATACTATTTCTATATGCGTTTTTTCCTACAATATTAGTAGTGATAGAGAATCTAAGTACTGCTATAATTATTTTCATGATAGCTTTTTGCATGAGCTTTTTGGGAACATCAATGAAAAAATGGCACGCAATAGGTGTAGCAAGTATGTTAGGCTTGATGTTGTTTACAAAAAAGTTTATTAAATTAATATATGGAATTGGATTTAGAGGTTATCGTTTTCAGAGATTGCTTGTTTGGATTGAACCAGAAAAGTATAGTAGAGATGGCGGATATCAAGTAGTACAAGGCTTTTATTCTATCGGTTCAGGTGGACTATTTGGGAAGGGACTTGGTCAGGGCTTACAAAAATTTTTTTTACCTGAGTCACAAAATGATATGATTTTTGCTATTATAGTAGAAGAATTGGGACTTTTTGGAGCTTTAATTCTATTATCATTGTTTACTTTTATAATAATTAGGATGATGAAAATAGTTTCTGAAGTGAGAAGTTCCGAAGGACGCTATCTTGTTATAGGAGTAATCATACATATATCACTACAGGTAATAATGAATATAGCAGTTGTTACAGGAGTACTGCCAAATACCGGAGTATCATTTCCGTTTATAAGTTATGGAGGTAGTTCCATAGTTGCATTATTGATTGAAATGGGTATTGTACTTAATGTGGCAAGGACAATAAAAGTGGATTAA
- the murD gene encoding UDP-N-acetylmuramoyl-L-alanine--D-glutamate ligase, protein MIGVAGLGKSGISAANLLLKNNEEIMLFDSNKELSKEEILNKFEKSCHNKIKIVLGDLKRDALEDISYFVISPGIDLEVEFVKILKSNNIPIWSEIELGYKYSKGDLIAITGTNGKTTTTSLVGEIMSNFANSSFTVGNIGIPYTDIADKTDDSSVTVLETSSFQLETIIDFRPKISAILNITPDHLNRHHTMENYIKVKEDISRNQNENDFCVLNYEDTALRKFANEVKAKVVFFSSKRRLDKGFYLDNDYIKMADKGTVFEILDTKKLNILGRHNHENVMAAVAIAYSYGVPMDIIVKTCYDFQAVEHRIEFVKEVNGVKYYNDSKGTNPDAAIQAVRAMPANTYVIAGGYDKGSEYDEWIESFGNKVKKLILMGATAEKIAECANRHGFYDIEIVDSMEEAVNHCAILAKPGEYVLLSPACASWGMFKNYEERGRVFKVCVRELG, encoded by the coding sequence ATGATTGGAGTTGCAGGCTTAGGCAAGAGCGGAATATCCGCAGCCAACTTGCTTTTGAAAAATAATGAAGAGATAATGCTTTTTGACAGCAATAAAGAGCTTAGCAAAGAAGAAATATTGAATAAATTTGAAAAGAGCTGTCACAATAAGATAAAAATTGTTCTTGGTGATTTGAAAAGGGATGCTCTAGAAGATATATCATACTTCGTTATAAGTCCGGGAATTGATTTGGAAGTGGAATTTGTAAAGATTTTAAAATCTAATAACATACCGATATGGAGTGAGATAGAACTTGGATATAAATACTCTAAGGGGGATTTGATTGCAATTACCGGTACAAATGGTAAGACTACCACAACATCACTTGTAGGTGAGATAATGTCAAACTTTGCAAATAGCAGTTTCACAGTAGGAAATATAGGTATACCATATACGGATATAGCTGATAAAACAGATGATTCTTCGGTTACTGTACTTGAAACATCATCATTTCAGCTTGAAACAATTATTGATTTCAGACCGAAGATATCGGCAATACTTAATATAACTCCGGATCATTTAAACAGACATCATACAATGGAAAACTATATAAAAGTAAAAGAAGATATAAGTAGAAATCAGAATGAAAATGATTTTTGTGTATTGAATTATGAGGATACTGCTTTAAGAAAGTTTGCAAATGAAGTAAAGGCTAAGGTTGTATTCTTTTCAAGTAAGAGAAGGCTTGATAAAGGCTTTTATTTAGATAATGACTATATAAAGATGGCTGATAAAGGAACAGTTTTTGAAATATTAGATACAAAGAAGCTTAATATTCTAGGACGACATAATCATGAAAATGTAATGGCTGCTGTGGCTATAGCATATTCATATGGTGTTCCTATGGATATTATTGTAAAAACATGTTACGATTTTCAGGCTGTAGAACATAGAATAGAATTTGTGAAAGAAGTAAATGGAGTAAAATATTATAATGACTCCAAAGGTACAAATCCGGATGCAGCAATACAGGCTGTACGGGCAATGCCTGCAAATACATATGTTATAGCCGGAGGATATGACAAGGGTTCTGAATATGATGAATGGATAGAGAGCTTTGGTAATAAAGTAAAGAAACTTATTCTAATGGGAGCTACGGCAGAGAAGATAGCAGAATGTGCTAATAGGCATGGCTTTTATGATATAGAGATAGTGGACAGTATGGAAGAAGCAGTAAATCACTGTGCAATATTAGCAAAACCTGGAGAATATGTACTGCTTTCACCTGCCTGTGCCAGTTGGGGTATGTTCAAAAATTATGAGGAACGAGGAAGAGTATTTAAGGTCTGTGTTAGGGAATTAGGATAA
- the mraY gene encoding phospho-N-acetylmuramoyl-pentapeptide-transferase yields MLKDTLIALLIGFFVTTVVCPFFIPILHRFKFGQMVRDDGPKDHLKKTGTPTMGGITFIIGILAGSAFLISRYRDVVVVFLFTVSYGIIGLLDDMLKIKKKQSEGLKSSQKFILQLVVSVIFIIYLYKIYGFDYGILIPFTGSFDSGIILKLGIIWIPFALFVILGTDNGVNFTDGLDGLCSSVTIIVAIFFMLIGLKGGFSVTPITGAVIGSLMGFLIFNAYPAKVFMGDTGSLALGGFVASYALMCQIPVFIAIVGFIYMIEVISVIIQVGYFKATKGKRFFKMAPIHHHFELCGWSETKTVTVFSIITVILGILVYLFM; encoded by the coding sequence ATGTTAAAAGATACATTGATAGCATTATTGATAGGATTTTTTGTTACAACCGTAGTTTGTCCTTTTTTTATACCGATTTTACATAGATTTAAGTTTGGACAGATGGTAAGAGATGATGGGCCGAAGGACCATTTGAAAAAAACAGGTACTCCTACTATGGGAGGTATAACCTTCATCATAGGTATACTGGCTGGAAGTGCTTTTCTAATATCAAGGTATAGAGATGTAGTAGTAGTATTTTTATTTACAGTATCATATGGTATAATAGGGCTTTTAGATGATATGCTGAAGATAAAGAAAAAGCAGTCTGAAGGTCTGAAGTCATCACAAAAATTTATACTTCAACTTGTAGTAAGTGTTATTTTTATAATATATCTTTATAAAATATACGGTTTTGATTATGGTATTTTAATCCCGTTCACAGGTTCATTTGATAGCGGTATAATATTAAAGCTGGGTATAATATGGATACCTTTTGCATTATTTGTAATACTTGGTACAGATAATGGAGTTAATTTTACTGACGGACTGGATGGTTTATGCTCTTCAGTTACTATTATTGTAGCAATATTTTTTATGCTTATAGGACTGAAGGGAGGATTTAGTGTAACTCCGATAACCGGTGCAGTTATAGGCAGTCTTATGGGATTTTTGATATTTAATGCTTATCCTGCAAAGGTATTTATGGGAGATACGGGATCGTTGGCATTGGGAGGATTTGTGGCATCATATGCTCTTATGTGTCAAATACCTGTTTTTATTGCGATAGTTGGCTTTATATATATGATAGAGGTAATATCAGTTATAATACAGGTGGGATATTTTAAGGCAACCAAGGGTAAAAGGTTTTTCAAAATGGCACCTATACATCATCATTTTGAACTTTGTGGCTGGTCTGAAACAAAGACTGTAACAGTGTTTAGCATAATTACTGTAATACTTGGTATTTTAGTTTATCTGTTTATGTAG
- a CDS encoding peptidoglycan D,D-transpeptidase FtsI family protein, producing MSDNLKTSPNKKGTNKKGGDGNISIPTDVLQGRLTIILVLIGIAFAALFFKILMLQKNNAVEYNKKILSQFKYESKEIPYKRGDILDRNGTYIATSEKVYDLILDAKQINSNQDKYLEATVNLLSEFFGYSTDELRNVIAEKSDNYYVVYAKNISYEQKIQFEEKVEEFRKTQKEAKEPKEIKGVWFEAKYKRMYPYGSTACNVIGFSGDESSKGYAGIEQYYNDTLTGISGREYGYLNDRSSLERIFKDPIDGNMVVSTIDLNIQKIVEKYINEWQNSTGSNMTAAIVMNPNNGEILAMATSRTFDLNNPRDLNPYYSQEQQDAMDDKAKGEALNNIWRNYTVSDTYEPGSPSKVFTVASAMEEGAINGNESYNCRGFEEIGGWKIRCANRNGHGDINVTEALMESCNVAMMDISRAEGGKKFYEYQKVFGFGLKTDIDLPGEADTSSLVHTAENAGATDLATNSFGQNYNTTMIQVAAAYSSVVNGGSYYKPHVAKQILNSKGAVIKNIDPELVRETVSAHTTIFINEALRRTVAEGTGGAAAVAGYDVGGKTGTAEKYPRGNGNYLVSFIGSVPAQSPEVVCYVLVDTPHVADQARSAYASSLFSKIMTEVLPYMNIYSNVDEGIDVSSFPSAEGITDSSTQTEAETKVYSREEVIPNDGENDLPGAPAGETQE from the coding sequence ATGTCAGACAATTTGAAGACATCCCCAAATAAAAAGGGGACCAATAAAAAAGGTGGGGACGGAAATATTTCAATACCTACGGATGTTTTGCAGGGGAGGCTTACAATTATCCTGGTGTTAATAGGGATAGCCTTCGCTGCATTGTTTTTTAAAATCCTTATGTTACAAAAAAACAATGCAGTTGAATATAATAAAAAGATACTTTCACAGTTTAAATATGAATCCAAAGAAATACCCTATAAAAGAGGGGATATTCTGGATAGAAATGGAACATATATTGCTACAAGTGAAAAAGTTTATGATTTGATTTTGGATGCAAAACAAATAAATTCAAATCAGGATAAGTATTTGGAAGCTACAGTTAATTTGCTTAGTGAATTTTTTGGATATAGTACAGATGAACTTAGAAATGTTATTGCAGAAAAATCTGATAATTATTATGTAGTATATGCAAAAAATATTTCATATGAGCAAAAGATTCAATTTGAAGAAAAAGTAGAAGAGTTTAGAAAAACACAAAAAGAGGCGAAAGAACCTAAAGAGATAAAAGGAGTATGGTTTGAAGCAAAGTACAAAAGAATGTATCCTTATGGTTCTACAGCATGCAATGTTATAGGGTTTTCCGGAGATGAAAGTTCGAAGGGATATGCAGGGATAGAGCAGTATTATAATGATACATTGACAGGAATATCAGGTAGAGAATATGGATACCTAAACGACAGGTCATCTCTTGAAAGAATCTTTAAAGATCCTATTGATGGCAATATGGTGGTTTCTACAATAGATTTAAATATTCAAAAGATTGTAGAGAAATATATCAATGAATGGCAAAACTCAACAGGCTCAAATATGACTGCTGCCATAGTTATGAATCCTAATAATGGAGAGATACTGGCAATGGCTACAAGCAGAACTTTTGACTTAAACAATCCAAGAGATTTAAATCCTTATTACTCTCAAGAACAACAGGATGCTATGGATGATAAGGCAAAAGGGGAGGCACTTAATAATATATGGAGAAATTACACAGTCAGTGATACATATGAACCTGGTTCACCGTCAAAGGTATTTACAGTGGCATCTGCTATGGAAGAGGGCGCAATAAATGGAAATGAAAGCTATAACTGTAGAGGATTCGAGGAAATAGGTGGCTGGAAGATAAGATGTGCAAACAGGAATGGACATGGTGATATTAATGTTACAGAGGCACTTATGGAGTCATGCAATGTGGCTATGATGGACATTTCCAGAGCAGAGGGTGGTAAGAAATTTTATGAATATCAAAAAGTGTTTGGATTTGGACTAAAGACAGATATAGATTTACCGGGAGAAGCTGATACAAGTAGCTTGGTACATACAGCCGAAAATGCAGGTGCAACAGATTTGGCTACCAATTCATTTGGACAGAATTATAATACTACAATGATACAAGTTGCAGCGGCATATTCATCTGTTGTAAATGGAGGTTCATACTATAAACCTCATGTGGCTAAACAGATTTTGAACTCTAAGGGTGCAGTAATAAAAAATATAGACCCTGAGCTTGTAAGAGAGACTGTATCCGCACATACCACAATATTTATAAATGAAGCACTTAGAAGAACTGTAGCAGAGGGTACAGGTGGTGCTGCTGCAGTTGCAGGATATGATGTAGGTGGAAAGACCGGAACTGCAGAAAAATACCCAAGAGGTAATGGAAACTATCTTGTTTCATTTATAGGAAGTGTACCTGCACAGAGTCCCGAGGTGGTATGCTATGTGCTTGTGGATACTCCACATGTAGCAGACCAGGCAAGATCAGCATATGCAAGTTCTCTATTTTCAAAAATTATGACAGAGGTATTGCCATATATGAATATATATTCTAATGTGGATGAGGGTATAGATGTTAGCTCATTCCCTTCAGCAGAGGGTATTACCGACAGTTCTACTCAAACTGAAGCTGAAACGAAGGTATACTCCAGAGAGGAAGTAATACCAAATGATGGAGAAAACGACTTGCCGGGAGCACCTGCAGGGGAGACACAAGAATAA
- a CDS encoding cell division protein FtsL, whose amino-acid sequence MKEVNKKKQGIKRKTGVGTEYYIEGNAVRKVETQIPQRETDGNEFSKKKKSIRKRQENTTSMSFSHLMTMSVAMLVVLVLCVNYISIQSKLTSTIRQTQIKESELENLKNENDAAEADIALYVDLDHIYDVATNRLGMIYAKKSQVITYEKTESEYVRQFEDIPK is encoded by the coding sequence ATGAAAGAAGTTAATAAGAAAAAGCAAGGAATTAAGAGAAAGACCGGAGTAGGGACAGAATATTATATTGAAGGTAATGCTGTAAGAAAAGTGGAGACACAAATTCCACAAAGAGAAACGGATGGTAATGAATTTTCAAAGAAAAAGAAATCAATAAGGAAAAGGCAAGAAAATACTACTTCTATGAGCTTTTCTCATTTGATGACGATGTCAGTAGCTATGTTGGTAGTACTTGTATTATGTGTAAATTATATTTCAATACAATCCAAGTTGACTTCTACTATTAGGCAGACGCAGATAAAGGAGTCAGAGCTTGAGAATCTGAAAAATGAAAATGATGCTGCTGAGGCTGATATTGCATTATATGTTGATTTGGACCACATATATGATGTGGCTACAAATAGGTTGGGTATGATTTATGCAAAGAAGAGTCAAGTTATAACATACGAGAAAACGGAAAGTGAATATGTCAGACAATTTGAAGACATCCCCAAATAA
- the rsmH gene encoding 16S rRNA (cytosine(1402)-N(4))-methyltransferase RsmH, translated as MAFNHKSVLLDEVIESLNIKADGYYVDCTLGGGGHALEVVKRLDNGKLIGIDQDADAIKAATQRLIDYSKHVIIIRDNYVNIQYILERENISRVDGIYIDLGVSSYQLDTAERGFTYRFDAPLDMRMDDRNELKASDIVNNYSETELFHIIRDYGEDRFAKNIAKHIVEYRDKKRIETTFELVDIIKSAIPMKIQITGGHPAKRTFQAIRIELNKELEVLTESINVMIDLLKPGGRLSIITFHSLEDRIVKQAFKKAESPCVCPKKFPVCVCGNKSKGRVITRKAILPGENELEENSRSKSAKLRVFEKGV; from the coding sequence ATGGCTTTTAACCATAAATCAGTGCTTTTGGATGAAGTGATAGAATCTTTGAATATAAAAGCTGACGGATACTATGTAGACTGTACTTTAGGCGGTGGCGGACATGCCCTAGAGGTGGTTAAAAGACTGGATAATGGCAAGCTTATAGGTATTGACCAAGATGCAGATGCCATAAAAGCTGCTACACAAAGATTGATTGATTATAGTAAACATGTTATTATTATAAGAGATAATTATGTCAATATACAGTATATATTAGAGAGAGAAAACATAAGCCGGGTTGATGGTATATATATCGACCTTGGCGTATCATCATATCAGTTGGACACTGCTGAGAGAGGATTTACCTACAGATTTGATGCACCGCTTGATATGAGAATGGATGATAGAAATGAGCTTAAGGCTTCGGATATTGTAAATAACTATTCTGAGACTGAGCTTTTTCATATTATCAGAGATTATGGAGAGGACAGATTTGCAAAGAATATTGCAAAGCATATAGTAGAATATAGGGATAAAAAAAGAATTGAAACCACATTTGAATTGGTGGATATTATAAAATCTGCTATTCCTATGAAAATACAGATTACAGGTGGTCATCCGGCAAAAAGGACATTTCAGGCTATAAGAATTGAATTAAATAAAGAGCTTGAAGTGCTTACCGAATCTATAAATGTAATGATTGATTTGTTGAAACCGGGTGGTAGGCTGTCTATTATCACATTCCATTCACTTGAGGATAGAATAGTGAAGCAGGCATTCAAAAAAGCGGAATCACCATGTGTCTGTCCAAAGAAATTTCCTGTCTGTGTTTGTGGAAACAAATCAAAGGGAAGAGTGATTACGAGGAAGGCTATATTGCCCGGAGAGAATGAGTTGGAAGAAAATTCCAGATCAAAGAGTGCTAAACTTAGGGTATTTGAAAAGGGAGTCTAA
- the argF gene encoding ornithine carbamoyltransferase — MNLFGRHFLTLKDFSREEIAYLLDLSAKLKADKKKGINGDRLKGKNIALLFEKPSTRTRCAFVVGARDEGAFPEYLGKDDIQLGHKESVADTARVLGRMFDGIEFRGFKHSTLEELAKYAGVPVWNGLTDEYHPTQILADLLTMKEHFGKVEGLNFVYIGDGRNNMANSLMIGMTKLGVNMTVLAPKTLWPLKELVDLCEGYAKTSGAKLTISEDIDAVKDADVIYTDVWVSMGEEDKAKERIELLKPYQVNIDLMNKTGKESTIFMHCLPAIKGYEVTEDVFESAKSVVFDEAENRMHTIKAVMVATLGKGDDK, encoded by the coding sequence ATGAATTTATTTGGAAGACATTTTCTGACTTTAAAGGATTTTTCAAGAGAAGAGATAGCGTATTTACTGGATTTATCAGCAAAACTTAAGGCGGATAAGAAAAAAGGTATTAACGGAGACAGATTAAAGGGTAAAAATATAGCTCTTTTATTTGAAAAGCCCTCAACAAGGACAAGATGTGCCTTTGTTGTAGGAGCAAGAGATGAGGGAGCATTCCCTGAGTATCTTGGTAAAGATGATATACAGCTTGGACATAAGGAGAGTGTTGCAGATACTGCAAGGGTACTTGGAAGGATGTTTGATGGAATAGAGTTTAGAGGCTTTAAACATTCCACATTGGAAGAATTGGCAAAGTATGCAGGTGTGCCGGTATGGAACGGACTTACAGATGAATATCATCCGACTCAGATTTTGGCAGATCTTCTTACAATGAAGGAGCATTTTGGAAAGGTAGAAGGACTTAATTTTGTGTATATTGGAGATGGCAGAAACAATATGGCAAACTCTCTGATGATTGGAATGACAAAGCTTGGTGTAAATATGACAGTATTAGCACCAAAAACACTTTGGCCGCTTAAGGAACTGGTGGATTTATGTGAGGGCTATGCGAAAACTTCCGGGGCAAAACTCACTATAAGTGAAGATATAGATGCTGTTAAGGATGCTGATGTAATATATACAGATGTTTGGGTGTCAATGGGTGAAGAGGATAAGGCGAAAGAAAGGATTGAGCTTTTGAAACCTTATCAAGTCAATATTGATTTAATGAATAAAACAGGAAAGGAAAGTACGATATTTATGCACTGTCTGCCAGCCATAAAGGGATATGAGGTGACTGAGGATGTCTTTGAAAGTGCAAAATCAGTAGTATTCGATGAGGCTGAAAACCGTATGCATACTATTAAGGCAGTGATGGTAGCTACATTAGGTAAGGGAGATGACAAGTAG
- a CDS encoding TrmH family RNA methyltransferase, with the protein MITSSGNKKIKDLAALIKKSSARKKQNAYIIEGIRMFRELQRDEILDVYVGENFEAENKDLLSEIYPQYETVSDRIFESISDTKTPQGVMAVAKRKEYTLDDILRTKDDPHNLLILDSLQDPGNLGTLVRAGEGAGITGIIMNETTVDIYNPKVIRSTMGSIFRVPFIYVKDLKETVAKLYSKKIDIYASSLEGAIEYDCMDYTKDTAFIIGNEAAGISKEILDIVENKVKIPMLGKVESLNAAVAGSILMYEVFRQRRK; encoded by the coding sequence ATGATTACTTCATCAGGAAATAAAAAGATAAAAGATTTGGCGGCATTGATAAAAAAAAGTAGTGCCAGAAAAAAGCAAAATGCCTATATTATTGAGGGTATTAGAATGTTTAGAGAGCTGCAAAGAGATGAGATATTGGATGTTTATGTAGGCGAAAACTTTGAAGCTGAAAATAAGGACTTACTATCTGAAATATACCCTCAATATGAAACAGTAAGTGATAGAATATTTGAATCAATATCTGATACCAAGACGCCACAAGGAGTAATGGCTGTTGCAAAGAGAAAAGAATATACACTGGATGATATTTTGAGAACGAAAGATGATCCACATAATCTACTTATATTGGACAGTTTGCAGGATCCGGGCAATTTGGGAACATTGGTCAGAGCAGGTGAGGGAGCCGGAATTACTGGAATTATAATGAATGAAACTACTGTTGATATATATAATCCCAAGGTTATTCGTTCTACTATGGGTTCTATTTTTAGAGTTCCATTCATATATGTGAAAGACTTAAAAGAAACTGTAGCAAAGCTTTATTCGAAAAAAATAGATATTTATGCAAGCAGTCTTGAAGGAGCCATAGAATATGATTGTATGGATTATACAAAAGATACTGCATTCATAATAGGAAACGAGGCAGCAGGAATATCAAAGGAAATATTGGATATTGTGGAAAACAAGGTGAAAATTCCTATGCTTGGCAAGGTTGAGTCTTTGAATGCAGCAGTGGCAGGTAGTATACTTATGTATGAAGTTTTTAGACAGAGAAGAAAATGA